DNA from Flavobacterium aestivum:
TTCATCTCGGGTACGATTGAAACCAATTCGGCCATAAAGAAGAACTCCTTTAACGATTGATTAATGCTGTAAAACTCTTTTGTAATATGCCCTAAACATTCTGTATGTGTTCCGTGTCCGTGCGGGTTGAAAGTAATATTATTGAAGTTGGTAGACGATTTGCCTTCCGAAACCTTGCCTACCCAATCATCAAAAACAACAGGCTCTATCACTGGTTTTTCTATATACCAAGCAATTGGATTCTCATCTGTATTCGTTATCGGAATCGAAATATCAATGGGTTTTGATAAATCGATTTTAAATTCGTTGTTGATGGTTGCTATCATAATTGAACACTTATTTTACGGATACTCTATTGCAGATTTTTTATCAGTCTTATACGCATCTACATCATCTGCAATCTAATTTTTATTCCAAATTTAAGTAAAATAAGTCTGATGCAATTCCGTCTGTCAAAAACTTTCCTTTTGGGGTTGGTTTCAAAATAGCATTTTCAATAAAAAGTAAATCATCGTTTAGGAATTTCTGAGCTTGCTTGAGTAAATAATCTAAATATTTACTTCCGAATTCAGCTTCGATTCTATCCAAAGAAACTCCCCAAATCGTTCGCAAACCTGTCATAATATATTCATTATAACGATCTGCTACGGTAAGAATCTCAATTTCATTGGGTAGTACATCTTCCTGAATAGATTTTAAATAGAGAGAATTATTCGAAATATTCCAACTTCGTGTAACACCATTATAACTATGCGCCGAAGGACCAATTCCTATATATTTTTTCCCCAACCAATAAGCTGAATTGTTCTTTGAAAAATAATTGGCTTTCCCAAAGTTTGACAATTCATAATGGATAAAATCATTGGCCTCCAATGTTTCCACCAAAATCGTAAAATGCTCTTGCGCCGATTCATCATTGGGTTTAGCTATTTCTCCTGTTTGAATGAGTTTATTCAAAGCCGTTTTTGGCTCTACCGTCAAAGCATAACTCGAAATATGTGGTATATCAAAAGACAAAGCTGTTTCTATATTTTGTTTCCATTTCTCGTTACTCATTCCCGGAATTCCATAAATCAAATCGAGTGAAATATTATCAAAATATTTCGTCGCTTCTTCCAAACATTTTTTGGCTTCTGCTGAATTATGCGCACGATTCATCATGATTAAATCATCTTCAAAGAAGGATTGAATTCCAATGCTTAGTCTGTTGATTGGAGTTTCCGACAATTCAATTATTCTTTCTTTCGATAAATCATCCGGATTCGCCTCAATTGTTATTTCTGGGTTTTCGGATATTTTGTAATTTTTGTATACTTCGTCAATCAAAAATCTTAGTTCTGAAATCTGCAATACAGATGGGGTTCCTCCCCCGAAATAAATAGTTTCTACTATTTCATCTTTAAACTCACTTTTACGCATTCTGATTTCTTTAGCTATAGCCAAAACCATCTCTTCTTTCTTCTTCATTGAAGTCGAAAAATGAAAATCACAGTAGTGACAAGCCTGCTTGCAGAATGGTATGTGTATGTAGATCCCGCTCATTTTAATTAGATAATTTGTCAATTAGAAAATTAGATAATCCGTCAATTAAATTATCTCATTGTCATATTGACTCATTGATTCATTTCTTAACTCTATCTTCATTTTGCTTCACAAAAGCATCCCAACCAGTATAGCTTTTTTCGCCAATTACTCTTCCTGAATTAAAAAAATGACAAACTGCAGCTGCTAGTCCATCGGTACTGTCTAGATTTTTAGGCAATTCTTTTAATCCTAATAATTGTTGAAGCATTTTCGCCACTTGCTCCTTGCTGGCATTTCCGTTTCCGGTAATGGCCATTTTTATTTTTTTAGGCTCATACTCAGTAATGGGAATACCTCTGGAAAGCCCTGCTGCCATTGCCACGCCTTGCGCTCTCCCAAGCTTCAACATCGATTGTACGTTCTTGCCAAAAAAAGGTGCTTCAATCGCAATTTCGTCTGGGTGATGGGTCTCAATTAGTTCTATAGTTCTTTCAAAAATGATTTTTAGTTTTTGGTAATGATTGTCGTATTTAGATAATTGCAATTCGTTGAGTTGCAGAAATTGCATTTTCTTATTGACAATTTTTATCAATCCAAAACCCATAATAGTGGTTCCCGGATCTATTCCTAATATAATACGTTCTTCTGTCAAGGTCTATTTTTAAATTATGGTAATGATGCTGTTTTGATTTACTTAGTCGAATTATTTTCCATTTCTTCCAGCATCTTAATTATTTTATCTAACTTTTCCGTTTCGATTTTATCCAACCGGACTGCCAAAGCTTCAATTTCCAGCTTCGCATCAACATTCGTCTGATAATCAGATTGTGCCTGAACCCTGTCTCTTTCGCTTTGTCTGTTTTGAGACATCATAATAATCGGTGCAGCATATGCAGCCTGTGTCGAGAAAAGAAGATTCAGTAATATGAAAGGATAAGCATCCCAATGGTATATATAACCAACAACATTCAATCCCATCCATACCCCTACAAATACAGTTTGAATAATAATGAATCGCCAAGATCCCATGCCTTTGGCTACAGAATCAGCTAAACGACTCCCAAAGCCTAATCCCTCTCTGTGTTTTTCGTGCCAAGTTTTGTTATTGCCCATTTCTTTATAGAATTAGTTTTATGTGTATCATTCAAATATTACACAAAGATAACCGAAGTTAGCACAGGTTTTCACGAAGTTTAGAGCTCATAAACAAACTAAAAAATTTGTAAATCTCTATTGACCTTTGCTTGGCTTAGTCTTATAGTTTTTCCTTTACTTTGCGGTATGATTTCAATACCTCACAAAACTAAGCAATTCCTTGTACTTCTAATCAAACTTTTGATTGTTGGAGGTGCCTTTTATTTTATTTACAACCAATTGGCCAACAACGACAAACTGGACTGGCAAAAATTCTTGGTACTATTCCATAAAAACTGGTCGGTTTTGGGAATCAGCTTTATTTTGCTATTGAGCGTATTGAACCGCTTATTCGAAATTTTAAAATGGAAATATTTGGTTTCCTATCTTCATTCTATTTCTTTGGGCGAGGCTACCAAACAAGTATTGGCAGGACTTACAGCGGGATTATTTACACCAAACGGCGTTGGCGAATATGCCGGAAAAGCATTGTATTTTGATAAAAAAGATACTAAAAAAGTCGTATTTTTAAACTTGGTTTGCAACGGAATTCAAATGATTCTAACCATAATTTTTGGCATTTTTGGATTATTGTATTTCAATGCACAATACAATGTAATCACTCCAAAATCTATTGCTATCCTTTTTGGAATTTGTTTTTTACTTTTTGGAATATTATTTTTTTCAAAGAAAGTCAATATCAAAGGGTATTCTATCGAGAAGCTGATTCATAAAATCAATGAAATCCCAAAATCAATTCATCAAAAAAATACCATTCTGGCAATTCTCAGATATATAGTTTTCTCGCACCAATGCTATTTTTTGTTTTTAGCTTTTGATGTTGATTTGCCTTATTTAATTTTAATGTCAGCCATAACCAGTGTTTACTTTCTGGCTTCTTCATTGCCTACTTTTCAGTTTTTGGACTTTGCCGTAAAAGGCAGTGTGGCAGTTTACTTCTTTGGGATATTAGGTGTAAATGAGTGGGTAGTGGTTTTTATCTCTACGCTAATGTGGTTTTTAAACGTTGTTCTACCTGTAGCCATTGGAAGTTATTATGTATTGAATTTTAAAGTATCTCAAACCCCAAAAGAAGGAACCGTAAAAACAAATTAATCCTATAAAGTATGATTGCAATTATTTTTAGTGCGATTTTGCTCGTTTATCTGATTACTATTGGTTGGCTCATTTTTGGTTTTACCAAAATAAATTCTTTTGAATACCTTGGCTTAACGCCAAAAACAAGCTTTAGCATCATTGTTCCTTTTCGAAATGAAGCCGAAAATTTACCGGTTTTATTGGATAGCTTTTCGAAATTGAATTATCCGACAAGTTTATTTGAAGTGATTTTGGTTGATGACGCTTCTGATTTAAAATTTGAGATTAACGATTTTAGATTTCAAATTTCGTTAATTGACAATATTAGGATTTCAAATTCTCCCAAGAAAGATGCTATTACAACTGCCATGAAAATCGTAAAAACCGATTGGGTCATCACCACCGATGCCGATTGTGCGGTTCCTAAAAATTGGTTGTTAAGTTTAGATAATTTTATTCAGCTAAATCACGTTTCGATGGTTGCAGGTGCAGTTACCTACGATTGCCAGAACTCCTTTTTGCATCATTTCCAACAATTGGATTTGGCTAGTTTACAGGGCGCAACCATAGGCAGTTTTGGAATTAAAAATGGTTTTATGTGCAATGGTGCCAATTTTGCCTACACCAAATCATTTTTCCAAAAACTAAATGGCTTTGAGGGCAATAATACAATTGCCAGCGGCGATGATGTTTTTTTGTTACAAAAAGCCATATCCAAATACCCAGAAAAAGTCGCTTATTTAAAATCGAAGAATACTATTGTAACCACAAAACCTACGAATGATTGGAAATCGTTGTTTTACCAACGTGCTCGCTGGGCTTCTAAAACCACATCCTATCAAAGTAGTTTTGGAAAAAAGTTGGGACTGATTGTTTTTATAGGGAATTTTAGTTTTATTTCTTGTTTTGTTCTTACTCTTTTTAATTTACTACCTTATTTTTTTATTGTTTTATATTTCCTGATCAAATTTAGCATTGACAGACTATTAATAACACAAACCAATCATTTCTTGACTAAACGCAAAATTCGTTATTTGCTTTTAAGTAGTTTGTGGTATCCATTTTTCAGTTCCGCTGTTGCTTTGTATTCTATTTTTGGAAAATACGAATGGAAAGGGAGGAGATTTTAGATTGCAAATTTTAGAATTTAGATTTTTGATTACCTCTATTAAGTAAAAATCAAAAATATATTCTACTCCACTTTTAGAATTACAGGAAGTATAAATTGGGTCTTTACAGGTAATCCGCGTTTGATTGCTGGATTGATTTTAGGAAAATCTACTAAACGAGCTTTCAAGATACTGTCAATTTTTATGGTATCATAAGCAACCGAATCTTTGGGAAATTGCGGTTCGAATTTCATTGTTGCATTAGGAAAAATAGTCACTTTTACTTCAATTGTGTCTAACTCCGGGTAAAGCATTGCTAGAGTGTCATTACACAATTTCTCCTGTATTAATTGCGTTAAAACCTCAAAAAAACATTGCTGACGCTGTTTTTTGTCTTCAATTTTTTCACAATCAACAACTGATGGGTATTCATCAACTTCTTTCCAATTGATTGCCTTCAATTCCTTTTGCAACAATTCCTTTTCAGAAGGAACTTGCTTGTCAAAATATTGACAGGAATTAAAAAGAATGAATACTAAAAAAAGAGAATACTGCTTCAATGTTTACTTTTTGAATGGAATTAATATGTTTTATAAAAATACAATTATTTTTCTCATATTCGTATATGAAATGTGTATTGCATTTTCGGCATCAAAATTACTAAAAATATTTTTATGGATATCCTGCTTTTGTTATTAGGCTTCGCTTGTGTTGTTGTTGGAGTTTTTGGTAGTTTCCTTCCTGTCCTTCCTGGGCCAAGCATTAGTTGGATTGGAATTCTATTATTATACTTTACTACAGCCGTTTCTGCTAATTATTGGATTCTCGGGATCTCCTTATTGATTACTATTATACTAACCGTTTTAGATTATATTATTCCCGCCAAAGGGACCAAAAAGTTTGGCGGGAGTTCGTATGGCATCTGGGGAACCAATATTGGTTTGGTCGTTGGTATTTTCACCCCTATTCCTTTGGGTTTTCTAATAGGACCGTTTGTTGGCGCTTTGATTGGTGAACTTATTTATGACAACAAAGATCATCAACGCGCTCTAAAAGCTGCCACAGGCTCACTATTGGGCTTCTTAGCATCCTCATTTATGAAGTTTGTGGTATGTATGATGTATCTGGGATTGTTTCTTTGGATTGTATGGCAAAATAAAGCCATACTGTTTTAAAATTATACATAAAAAAAAGCCTTTCCGTTAAGAAAGGCTTTAAACAATATTTGCGGTCTGGACGGGACTCGAACCCGCGACCCCATGCGTGACAGGCATGTATTCTAACCAACTGAACTACCAAACCCTGTTTTATTGCGAGTGCAAATATACAATAGATTTTCGTTTACGCAACTATTTTATAACACAAGATTAAAAAAAAATTTCAAATCCCTTTAGAACCCCTTTAAAATCAAAAAAGCCATCCGTAGATTCTGAATAAATTCAGAAGCATTGGAAAGCTTTTCATTGGTCTAACTACAAACCGATCTCGTCCTTTGACGAGAAAACAACACAACTAGCTTTAGATATTGTATATTGGCAAAAAAAGCCTTTCTGTTACGAAAGGCTTCCCCAATATTAGCGGTCTGGACGGGACTCGAACCCGCGACCCCATGCGTGACAGGCATGTATTCTAACCAACTGAACTACCAAACCTCTGCTTTATTGCGGTGGCAAAGATACAATAGATTTTCGTTTACACAAGCCTTTTATCAAAGAATTTTAAATGTTTTTTTGTAATATTATCCAAAGTTTTGTTTTTCAACCAAGTACGTCATTAAAATTTTTTCAAAACTTTCACCTACTCCAACCGGAATGTACTTAATTTTGTTTTGAGCACAGGTCAAAGCGAGCTTTTTGAAGTAATCACTCACCTGTTTTTCGTATTCTTCTTTCACATTATCGGCAAAAACCACTACCTCATCTCCAGTTTCTACATCAATAAACTTCCTTGGAGCATTGTCAAAATCAAATTTAAGCTCCGTTTCATTATCAACCACATGAAACAAGACTACTTTATGCTTATCATGTTTTAAATGCTGTAATGCACTGAAAAGTGCTTCTTCATTTTCAGACTGAAACATATCCGTAAACAAAATAATCATCGAACGACGATGGATTTTCTCAGCAATCTGATGCAAATAAGTAATTGTATCCGTCTGCTTTTTCTCTTTTGAATTATCCAAAAGCTCTTCCAGCTTGTTCAAAATCATTCTATGATGACGATCACTTCCTTTCTCTGGCGCATAATACTCATAACTATCCGAAAACACACTTAATCCAACTGCATCTCTTTGCTTCTTCAACAAATTCATTAAAACTGCCGATGCCAATACCGAAAAACCTATTTTACTTTCATAAAACAACTGACCGTTCTTCAATTTGGGATAATGCATCGATGAGGAGTTATCAATAATAATATGACATCTCAAGTTTGTCTCCTCCTCAAAGCATTTGGTATACAAACGATCAGTCTTGGCAAATAATTTCCAATCAATATGTTTAGTGCTCTCGCCTGTATTATATACTTTATGTTCCGCAAATTCTGCCGAAAATCCATGAAACGGACTTTTATGCATTCCAGAAATAAAACCTTCCACCACTTGATTGGCTAGCAATTCTAAATGCTGAAAACTAGATATTTTTTCTATTTGTGATTCAATCTTCATCTTTCAAAAGTATTTAAAAAGATCGAAAGATTAAAACAATTTAATGATTGAAAGATTGTTAAACTCAATGAATAAAAAACAATAGAGCATAATCTTGATGTACACCACAAAAAAAGGCCTGACTTTCGTCAGACCTTTTTTAATTATTTCAATTTAGATTACAACAATGCGTCTAAGCTATCTGCATATGTTTGTTTTGGAGCTACTCCAACTTGTTTTCCTACTACTTCTCCGTTATGGAAAACCAATACCGTAGGAATGTTTCTAACTCCATATTTTGCAGCAAATTCTTGGTTTGCATCTACATCAACTTTTCCTACAACAACTTTTCCTTCGTACTCGTTGCTTAGTTCATCAATGATTGGTCCAACCATTCTACAAGGTCCACACCATGCTGCCCAAAAATCTACCATTACTGGTTGCGTTGATTTCAAAACTACTTCTTCAAAAGTAGCATCTGTTATTGCTAATGCCATACTATTTTATTTTATGTTAAATGCTTATTCCTTTTAACTAGGGTACAAATTTAGAAATTAAAAACCAACCAAACGTCATTCCCAAATTAGTTTTCATTATAAATGTATTATTAATAGTTATCTCTAACCCTTCTTTAATTTTTAAGATACCGCTTTAATTCGTCTATATACCAAAACAAGCCCAATGAACAAGCTATTTACAGCTACATACTTAGAAATCTATTACCTCAAAAATCCTTTTACTAGAGTTCTATTATTTATCTCAAATCAAAGCTGGTTGACAAAATCATATTAGATTCATCAAAAACATTGGCATAATACATTCCTTTTGTCAAATCACTTACTGGGATTTCAGTATCAACCGTAATCGATTTGCTATTATAATTCACAGTGCTTATAATACTATAAACTAGACTCTTTTTACCAAAAAGTATAGTCTTCTTTTCACCCAAAACATTATTGATGTTGTCAATGATTTGAATATAATACTTTTTTTCTTTGCCTTTAGACAGTTTATTTTCAGCAATTGTAAAGCTTATTTTCAGCAAATCTACCTTACTTGCCTTGTCGGTTTCAAGTTGCTTACCTGAATTTCTTAGTTTGAAAGGTGTAACCTTAAAATCAAGATATGATAATACCGCAGCTCCTTCTATTTTATCACTCAATTTTTTGTTTTGAGTTTTCAAATCACTGTTCTTAGACTGTAGATTATCGTTATTTTTCTTTGTTTTTACAAGTGCTACACTTGTACTATCAGCCTTCTTTTTATATCTGTCCAATTCTTTCATCAAAAAGAACACATTATTCTGAAGATCTTGCGACTTTTTCTGATACTTTAAATTCAAGCTTTCACTCACATCTGCTTTTTGATACTCTGCGATTAATTTTTTCAATTTGGTACGTTCAGCCACCAGTTGTTTAGACAAATTACTATTATCTACCAATACTTTATTAAGCTTTGATTCAGATAATCGCAATTCTTTCAGGGTATATTCTTTTTGATTTTGGAGTGTTGCTATAACTTCTTTAGAACGATCTGACCTTTTATTAATATAAAATAACCCGCTTAACAACACTAATGTCAATACAACTATGACCGTTTTAAAACTTTTATTGATTAGATTATTACTCAGTTGTTCATTTTCCATTCTTTTGGATTTTATTTTAATGATATGCCTGCATCCAAATCATTAATAAACAGTCATAAAAAACTCTAAACCACAACATGAATGTGTCCGAAATTTACACAAAAAAATCAATCTAAGTCCTTTTTTTAATAAGATCTCCCAGCTTTTTTCGCCTTCAAAAACAAATCACTCATAACTCTCTAGAACCTAGATATAAATGATTCAAAAAAAATTCACCTATAAATCACAATTATTCTACCTACATCAAATTAATGTAGGATTTAGAAGAAGAATTAACACGAATTACACAAGTTCATACGATTTTATTCTGAAAATAAGCCGAACAAACGACGACAAACTGACGAAACAATTTCTTGTCTGATCTTTGCTAGTAAGAATAGACACAAGTCAGCCTAGAGGCAGAATTATTATTAAATATTTTGTTTAACAACAACAGCAGCACTTCTTTCAGTATTAATTTTTCTGTTTAATGAAAAATACAAAACAATACCTAAAGCCCCAATCACACACATAAGTACCCAGTTGGTCATAAAGCTAAATTTTCCAATTACAGCAAATCCTATTTTAGGACTCAGGATTTGTGCTAAACTAAAACACATTGTATACATTCCCATATATCGTCCTTTAAAGCCAATTTTAGCTCGTGACAAGGCAAAGGTATTTGAAAATGAAAAGATTAATATCTCTCCTATCGTAATCAAGATAATACTCAATAACAGCACAGGAATCCAATTAGCAACCAGTAAACAAAAGAAACCTGACAGCATAAAAAACGAACCAAAAAGTATTACTCTGGAAGGCTCCGTTTTTCTTTTTTCCAAATAGCTCACACAGGGCATTTCCAGCAAAAAAATAATCAATCCATTCAAAGATAAAATCAATCCAATTTCTACTTCATTGAGGTGAAATTTAGTGGTGTTATAAACTGGAACAGTAGTAAACAATTGAAAGAACAAAAAGGCTGTAACAAAACTGGCAGACAAGAAAACAATGTAATTAGAATCTTTAAAAACATTAAAACTAACCTTTGCTTCCTCTACCTTCAGTGTTTGAAATTGTGTTATTTTACGTTCGTCAATAAGCAACATAAAAACAACAATTGCAATAACACATGTTAGTCCATCCGCCCAAAAAAGGTATTCATAATTGCCACTAGCAATAATAAGCCCTCCAAAAACTGGCCCTGAAACCAATCCTAGATTTACCGCAAGACGAATCAATGTTAATGATCTTGTTTGATTTTCTTTGGTACTAAAATTCCCCACTGCCACATACATGGCGGGCTTATACATATCTGCAATAGCGCTGATTACAAATAAACCAATGCAGATTTCTGTAAACTCATAAAGAAACATCAAGGATATAAATCCAAGTCCAACGAGTAATAAACTCAAAAGCATGATGGTATAAAAACCAACTTTATCTGTAAGTTTTCCCCCAAGCCAAGTCCCAGCAAGCGAACCAAGCCCTATACAGGCCATCATCCAGCCCACATCTTCAAAAGAAAATGAAAGATATTCGTGCAAGTATTTAGCCAAAAATGGCATTACCATTGCTCCTGCTCGATTAATAAAGGTAATAAGTGTTAGTATCCAAATCTCTTTAGAAAAACCTCTAAAGTTATTTATATAGGTATTTATGTAAGTTTTCATTAAGGGGGTGGTCTGTAAAAAAGTGGTAAATGTACTGTTATTTTTCAAAATTGCTTTTCAATTTTATAAAACCGAAAAGGCAATTTGTGATTTTGCCAAACTACATAATTAGTTTCTATTCTCAATGCATTATTATTAATTATTTTCGAATAATTTGGAACTATTTAATCTTCGATTTCCTGCTGTAATTCAATTTTTTTAGTCTCACCCTAAAGACTAGGTGCAAAATGATTTTCTCTTGCATTAGCGTTCCAATAAACTTTAGACCAAAAAAAAAGACCCTCTTTTCAGAAGGTCTTTAATATATATTTCAATCGTATTTGATTATAGGCTATATTTCAATCCAAAAGTCAAACCTAATCCACTAATTCCAACATAAGAACTAATATCATCAGTAGCTTTAGTATTATCAAAACCAGCTGCATTTGTTACCTTACTGTTAGAAGTAGTATTAATTTGCTCAACATAATCTACGTGACTTGCAGAGTAAGATGCATCAGGACGGAAACCAGTTGGCGTGTTTAATTTATCTACACCATTTTCAGTATACGTTTTAGTTTCTTTAGTTTTTCCGTGAACTGTAAAATTACGGTATTCCAATTCAGCAAAAACAGAAATGTTTTTCCCTAATTTATAAGATGTACCTAAAGCTGCCATGAAACCAACTGTTGGGTTTGGCAACACCACTTCTTTACCATACGTATTTGTTACACCTGCAGGAGTTGTGTAAGTTCTGTTTGTTTTGATTGTTAAATCCCCTACAACTGGAACAATAACCCCAACTTTAGAATAAGGCTCAAATCCTTTAGTTTCACCTAAAAACAAAACAACAGCTGGAGCTATATCAAAAGCTGTGATTTTCCCTTCAGCTTTTCCTGAAACAAAAACACCTGGTGCAACTAATCTATTTACAGTCTCAACCATAGTTTTGCTAGCACCTGTGAAATAATTGAATCCCATCTCAACTCCTAAACGTGGTGAAAAACGATATCCTACATTTAAACCTGTACGGAATCCTTCTCCAAAAGAACCATGATTTGTTTCTCTAGAAACCAAAGTAGTTCCGTTTGCAGCATATACATCTGTATTAGGCAATGCTCCAGAAACTACTGGAAATTCTGTAGCTGCAGTTTGTACAAAATAAGAACCTCCTAATTTAAAATACCAAGTTTCCGGCTTACTGTCTGCAGTAGTTGTTGTAGTTTGACCTACCATAGTCATTGTAGAAACCAATAATCCGAATAATAATAACCCTTTTTTCATATTTCTTTGTTAATTAATTTGCACAAACATAAAATATTTTTAGATATTTTTAACAACTCTTTTAGTCATCAAAACTCGCAATTAATACTATTTTTAATACTTGGGCTAATTTTTTACTATGCATGCATAATTTTAACACAAAAAATATAAAATCACTTTAATTTTAACTTTTAAAAAATTAATTTAACTTAAAATTAATCTGCATTTTCTCTAATTCGAACAATAATTCATTCGAAATTTGAACTTTCAACTTCCTACTTGCCATCGATAATTTGGTTACTACTTTTATTTCCTCTACTTCTGTTACTGTTTTACTCTCAACCACTTCGGCTGCCTCTTCATTTTCATCCACAAAAGTTTCTTCTTCGCTTTCTGCAAACTCAGGGGTTGTTTCTACGATTCGTTTTATCTTTTCTAACTCCATGATTTCAAAAGTAACGGTGTTATCACCTTTATTTTCTTGAAAAAGGCGATTCAGTTTATGGATAAATTCAGCTTCCAAGTCTTTTATATTCAACAAAAGGATCAGTTTTTTAGCAAAAGTACTCAACACATCCTGCAAGTATTGAACCAATACAAATTGCATTCTTGGCTCTGCTTTTTTACCTGTTTCCTGGTTTGTCCAACCTTCTTTTATCAACACTTTCATGAATGTAAAATTGTTTTGGATAAAGAAATGTCTAAACCTTAAATACTCTTCTCCAAAAATTTTAAATTCATAACTTTCGTCATATCCTTCTAACATAAAGGTTCCCCAACCTTTTCCGTTCTTCGCTACACGATGCTGTACATTGGTAATAATTCCCCCAAAGGTCAAGTTCTTACCTACATATTGCTCCATATTTTTTAAAGCTTCGAGTTTGGCATTACAAAAATATTTCATTTCAAACTTATAGTCATCCAGCGGATGCCCTGAAATATAAATTCCAACCACCTCTTTCTCTTTGGCTAATTTCTCCATCGTACTCCAATCTTCACAAGGAGGCACGATTGGTTCCGCTATTTGTACATCGCTGGTTTCACCAAACAAACTTACTTGCGACGAGTTTTCATTCTCCTGAAATTTAGATCCGTATTTAATGGATTTTTCATAAAATGTAATTCCGTCTCCATCATCATGGAAATATTGTGCTCTAGTTGTCCCTTCGAACGAGTCGAAACCTCCAGCCAAAATTAAATTTTCAAGTGCTTTTTTATTTGCAGCACGCAAATCAATACGCTTGGTTAAGTCAAAAATAGACTTGTATTTTCCGTCTTTTCTGTTCTCTACAATAGTTTCTACAGCTCCTTGCCCTACTCCTTTTATAGCACCCATTCCAAAACGAACTGCGTAATCATCATTTACCGTAAACTTATAAAACGATTCGTTG
Protein-coding regions in this window:
- a CDS encoding outer membrane beta-barrel protein → MKKGLLLFGLLVSTMTMVGQTTTTTADSKPETWYFKLGGSYFVQTAATEFPVVSGALPNTDVYAANGTTLVSRETNHGSFGEGFRTGLNVGYRFSPRLGVEMGFNYFTGASKTMVETVNRLVAPGVFVSGKAEGKITAFDIAPAVVLFLGETKGFEPYSKVGVIVPVVGDLTIKTNRTYTTPAGVTNTYGKEVVLPNPTVGFMAALGTSYKLGKNISVFAELEYRNFTVHGKTKETKTYTENGVDKLNTPTGFRPDASYSASHVDYVEQINTTSNSKVTNAAGFDNTKATDDISSYVGISGLGLTFGLKYSL